The Polyodon spathula isolate WHYD16114869_AA chromosome 3, ASM1765450v1, whole genome shotgun sequence genome has a segment encoding these proteins:
- the LOC121312776 gene encoding protein YAE1 homolog codes for MTFHTLFGTQRGLDRACLWIVFSRLKRDVRCTYFFLKLGSMSWVKAVPSFGEDVFDEDIDDINLQQKEWKSNMEKRIKDGYRDGMDAGKEASLQHGFNQGYKEGALRMGVIGQLIGILSALQSWCRLQKKDSNTTARVSHLLQEVDQLEEQMTEKLKNCQQQTPMGELTDIIEDMGIAKLTQEPDSESNSKPKGTDYCSSGGEAAKNCCKSQRASSGSHTGCCQPSSETVTQHNLGQLLVQCINLMGELGLPAELMQHIHQLNNTSL; via the exons ATGACGTTTCACACACTCTTCGGAACTCAACGCGGTCTGGACCGTGCTTGTTTGTGGATTGTTTTTAGCAGGTTGAAGAGAGACGTTCGCTGcacgtatttttttttaaaactaggatCGATGTCTTGGGTAAAAGCAGTCCCATCCTTTGGAGAGGATGTGTTTGATGAAGATATTGATGACATAAATCTTCAGCAGAAGGAATGGAAGAGTAACATGGAGAAACGGATCAAG GATGGTTATCGAGATGGTATGGATGCAGGCAAAGAGGCTTCGCTTCAGCATGGGTTCAATCAGGGTTACAAAGAGGGGGCATTAAGGATGGGGGTCATTGGACAACTCATAGGAATTCTCAG tgccttGCAGTCATGGTGCCGGCTTCAAAAAAAGGACTCCAACACCACTGCTAGAGTAAGTCATCTACTTCAGGAAGTGGACCAGCTGGAGGAGCAAATGACAGAGAAATTGAAAAACTGTCAGCAGCAGACCCCCATGGGAGAGTTAACGGACATCATTGAAGACATGGGTATTGCAAAACTTACACAGGAGCCAGACTCTGAATCTAACAGCAAGCCCAAAGGGACTGACTATTGCAGTTCAGGTGGGGAAGCTGCAAAGAACTGTTGCAAGAGTCAAAGAGCAAGTTCAGGATCCCACACAGGGTGCTGTCAGCCATCATCAGAAACTGTGACACAACACAATCTAGGACAACTTTTAGTGCAGTGTATTAATTTAATGGGGGAGCTTGGTCTTCCAGCAGAGTTGATGCAACATATCCACCAGTTAAACAACACTTCTCTTTAG